The following proteins are encoded in a genomic region of Burkholderia pyrrocinia:
- a CDS encoding H-NS family nucleoid-associated regulatory protein, translating into MAGNYKALKAQLDALQERTEAARMAELEAVIAQVRELVAEYGITEDQIYGRKRAKNAAKPAVVAEPKYQNPKTGETWSGRGRTPAWIANAKDRAKFLVDGASSSAAATAKAPAKVAKAGNQVKAPQPALYRDPKSGATWSGRGRAPAWLASVKDRSKFLIADENEMATAPKAKPVKPAAKKTAAKKVAATKKTVAKKAVARKIAPNGSAAAKAPVARKARVPKSSADSAGAVDAGVVEGTTQVASMPVQT; encoded by the coding sequence ATGGCCGGAAACTATAAGGCACTGAAGGCGCAGCTCGACGCGCTCCAGGAGCGCACTGAAGCAGCGCGCATGGCAGAGCTTGAAGCAGTCATTGCGCAGGTTCGCGAGCTCGTCGCTGAGTACGGTATCACCGAAGACCAGATTTATGGTCGCAAGCGCGCCAAGAATGCGGCGAAGCCGGCAGTGGTTGCTGAACCGAAGTACCAGAACCCGAAGACTGGCGAGACGTGGTCGGGTCGCGGCCGCACACCGGCTTGGATTGCGAACGCAAAGGACCGCGCCAAGTTCCTCGTTGACGGAGCTTCGTCGAGCGCCGCGGCGACTGCTAAGGCGCCGGCAAAGGTGGCGAAGGCAGGAAACCAAGTGAAGGCCCCGCAACCGGCGCTTTATCGTGACCCCAAGTCGGGGGCTACATGGAGTGGTCGCGGCCGCGCGCCGGCTTGGCTCGCGAGTGTGAAAGACCGGTCGAAGTTTTTGATTGCCGACGAGAACGAAATGGCTACCGCGCCGAAGGCAAAGCCGGTCAAGCCCGCGGCTAAGAAAACCGCCGCGAAGAAGGTGGCAGCAACGAAGAAGACAGTTGCCAAGAAGGCGGTGGCTCGAAAAATTGCTCCGAATGGGAGTGCAGCCGCAAAGGCGCCCGTTGCCCGAAAAGCACGTGTGCCGAAGAGTTCCGCAGACTCTGCGGGTGCTGTCGATGCTGGTGTGGTCGAAGGAACGACTCAAGTCGCGAGCATGCCTGTCCAGACCTGA
- a CDS encoding DEAD/DEAH box helicase, which translates to MSRISPMSFQKQHIEALLSRFRALKSRYDALGKDASEVELNRLRRADACVLLQAPTGIGKTLIACELLSRFSAEERVLWIWFAPFAGVIDQAKTALTSQAPNLTQLDIESGRRAENLLPGATFVLTWQTVAARSKDSRLARQSGEAGLAIDDLLVQARHENFRIGVVVDEAHHGFVRASEASKFFANVVQPDFVLMMTATPRDADAEKFSQQTGYRIGGPSEWASITRKEGVDAQLLKRSVKAARFIAKNHDDAQLLAFEEVAMSECATMHRRIKETLANIGIALTPLMLVQVPNGGQALQKAREYLTGPLKFSEEAVRVHTADEPDPSLAALADDPQVEVIIFKMAIATGFDAPRAFTLAALRGNRDTDFGIQVVGRIMRVHRLLQGKLESVPAVLNYGYVFLANSEAQEGLVGAAARINQMPQQLASANPSTVVTVLAGSATVQVVHPGESLSLLHDESSVTPEGLEPPEDEGVDDVPLSAPTAIQAALFETLNPEGPDVSQKLVHGFAEASPLTRAFELEAQSGGQRYSLKEGMPSTLVAEKLPAAPDDVEERLVAHIDFSKVLGDRYKVRSRVTERVEDVFSKTSPEDHDVWANVSPAAIADRARQIAFEFDELDRRELLLALKERFKSALQEEGHELPDTEEQLTRQLELVLVRNESLIRQAYKRVRAENVEATIVKLPSAIESPSPLLPAKRNIYGVFPDSLSPQEREFAEHIDSAKEVVWWHRNPVHRPESVSLYQWSGGVGFFPDFVIRIAGRSEGGGIALLELKGPQLQQYDRAKAAAHHITYGRVFMVGKEGRDGGFRLWRLVDDRLVDDGPFETHRLRYS; encoded by the coding sequence ATGAGCCGAATCAGCCCAATGTCGTTTCAGAAGCAACATATTGAGGCGTTGCTTAGCAGGTTCCGCGCATTGAAGTCTCGCTACGATGCGCTCGGCAAAGATGCATCTGAGGTCGAGCTGAACAGGCTTCGTCGTGCGGACGCGTGCGTATTGCTTCAAGCCCCGACCGGGATTGGCAAAACGCTCATTGCTTGCGAACTGCTCAGCCGATTCTCAGCCGAAGAAAGAGTCTTGTGGATTTGGTTTGCTCCTTTCGCTGGTGTCATCGACCAAGCTAAGACTGCGTTGACCAGCCAAGCACCGAATCTTACCCAACTTGATATCGAATCAGGCCGGCGCGCGGAGAATCTGTTGCCCGGCGCCACTTTTGTACTGACGTGGCAAACGGTGGCCGCTCGAAGCAAGGATTCTCGTCTGGCGCGACAGAGTGGTGAGGCCGGGCTAGCCATCGACGACCTTCTTGTGCAGGCTCGTCACGAAAATTTTCGAATCGGCGTCGTTGTCGACGAAGCTCATCACGGATTTGTTCGGGCGTCGGAAGCCAGTAAATTTTTTGCGAATGTAGTCCAACCCGACTTCGTGCTAATGATGACCGCAACGCCGCGTGATGCGGACGCGGAGAAATTCTCTCAGCAAACGGGTTACCGCATCGGCGGTCCTTCCGAATGGGCATCCATCACTCGCAAGGAAGGTGTTGATGCTCAATTACTGAAACGGAGCGTCAAAGCGGCACGTTTCATCGCTAAGAATCATGACGATGCGCAGTTGCTGGCCTTCGAAGAAGTCGCGATGTCGGAATGCGCAACGATGCACCGACGAATCAAGGAGACATTGGCCAACATCGGGATAGCACTGACACCCCTCATGCTTGTTCAGGTACCCAACGGCGGACAAGCTCTACAAAAGGCGCGGGAATACCTAACTGGACCTCTGAAATTTTCTGAGGAAGCGGTTCGCGTGCATACAGCCGACGAGCCAGACCCCAGTCTGGCGGCACTGGCTGACGACCCTCAGGTCGAAGTTATCATCTTCAAGATGGCGATAGCGACCGGCTTTGATGCGCCTCGCGCCTTTACGCTGGCAGCGTTACGTGGAAATCGCGACACCGATTTCGGCATCCAAGTTGTGGGACGCATTATGCGTGTGCACAGACTGCTGCAAGGAAAGCTCGAGTCCGTTCCCGCCGTCCTAAACTACGGTTATGTGTTTCTTGCGAATAGTGAAGCTCAGGAAGGGTTAGTCGGCGCTGCGGCGAGAATCAATCAGATGCCTCAGCAACTCGCTTCGGCAAATCCATCGACTGTCGTCACGGTTCTTGCTGGCAGTGCGACCGTACAAGTAGTTCATCCGGGTGAATCACTGTCGCTCTTGCATGACGAGAGCAGCGTCACGCCCGAAGGCCTAGAACCTCCTGAAGATGAGGGCGTCGATGACGTGCCTTTGTCCGCACCGACGGCAATTCAAGCCGCGTTGTTTGAGACGTTGAATCCGGAAGGCCCCGATGTATCGCAAAAACTCGTGCACGGCTTTGCGGAAGCGTCTCCTCTAACGCGCGCGTTCGAGTTAGAAGCGCAATCGGGTGGCCAGCGATATTCGCTCAAGGAAGGCATGCCGTCGACTCTGGTGGCGGAGAAGTTACCAGCTGCTCCGGACGACGTGGAAGAGCGTCTCGTCGCACATATCGATTTCAGTAAGGTGCTAGGCGACCGATATAAAGTTCGGTCCCGCGTGACTGAACGGGTCGAAGACGTGTTTTCCAAAACGTCTCCGGAAGACCACGATGTTTGGGCCAACGTGTCTCCGGCCGCAATTGCAGACCGCGCGCGCCAAATCGCATTCGAGTTTGATGAACTCGACCGACGGGAACTGCTGCTTGCGCTGAAGGAGCGGTTCAAAAGCGCGCTGCAGGAAGAGGGGCACGAATTGCCGGACACGGAGGAGCAACTTACTCGACAACTGGAGTTGGTGCTTGTACGTAATGAAAGCTTGATTCGTCAAGCGTACAAGCGCGTACGCGCCGAAAATGTCGAAGCGACAATCGTGAAACTTCCATCTGCGATAGAAAGCCCCAGCCCTTTGCTGCCGGCGAAGCGCAACATCTATGGTGTTTTCCCGGACAGCCTGTCACCTCAGGAACGCGAATTCGCGGAGCACATCGACTCGGCGAAGGAGGTCGTATGGTGGCATCGCAACCCTGTCCATAGACCAGAGTCAGTCAGCTTATATCAATGGTCCGGCGGCGTCGGTTTCTTTCCTGACTTCGTAATTAGAATAGCTGGTCGCTCCGAAGGAGGCGGAATTGCTTTGCTGGAACTAAAGGGACCGCAACTTCAGCAGTACGACAGGGCTAAGGCAGCCGCACACCACATTACCTACGGCCGTGTCTTCATGGTCGGAAAGGAAGGACGCGACGGCGGATTCCGTCTTTGGCGATTGGTTGACGACCGCCTGGTTGATGACGGACCATTTGAGACTCACAGGTTGAGGTATTCGTAA